CATTCATGGTGAGGGGGCCGGTCGATCTGCTTGCCGTCTGGAATGCCGCATCTGTTCTCAGAGAAAAAGGAACTCCGTTCATCCTTATAGGCATGGGGGCCGCCGGAGAGATTACGCGTATCCGTGCCTCCGAACTTGGATCGATGCTCAACTACTGCGCTTTAAGGCCGGAACTCGCCTCCGCTCCTGGTCAGATAACGTTGGAAGAGGCTGAAAGGCTCGGCACCGATCCGCAGGTCACAGCCGTAACCGGCTATCCTTTGACTCATACATTCTCGCCGGAGATCCACAACGCAGCATTCAAAGCCGCGAAGATTCGAGGGCGATACGTGAAGATTCCCGCATCTCCGGAGGAAGTGCGCCTTATCCCGGATGTTATCAAAAAATATCGGATCAGCGGCATGAACGTAACCATTCCGCATAAGGAATCGGTCATTCCTCTCCTGAAACGGATCGATCCTCTTGCCGAATCCGCCGGAGCAGTGAATACTATTCGCAACTCTTCCGCCGGTCTCGAGGGATATAACACCGATATTCTGGGAATCGCGGCGTCCCTTGCCTCGGTGGAAATGGATCCAAAAGATGCCAACGTGCTTATCATCGGTGCCGGAGGGGTAGCAAAGGCCGCCGCCGCATATCTGAAGGCCGCCGGTGCTCATCTTTCGATCACCAATCGAACCTACTCACGAGCTGAGACGCTTGCCGAGATATTCGGTGCCCTGGCTGTAAAGCTGGAGGATCTCGCTCCGGATTACCAGCTGATTCTGAACGCGACCCCGGCGGGTATGAGCGGGTTTGAACACTGCTCGCCGGTTCCAAATACTATATTCACGAAGGACACTGTTGTTATGGATATGATCTATGATCCGGAAGTGACTCCCCTTCTTGCCGCTGCCAAAGCAGCAGGTGTTCGGGTATGCATCAACGGAAAGACCATGCTGATCGAACAGGCATCCGCATCATTCACTCTTTGGATGGGCATCACCCCTGACAAATCTACGATGATAAAAGCATTCGAAGCGAGGACGGCATGATCGGCAAAGGAGTCTCCTACGGCGCTTTATCGGTGATCAATGCGATCTCTACCGGGAAAGGAGCGGCGTTTGGTATCGACCTCAAAACCGAGGCGACCGTTCAGCTCATTCCGGAAAAAGAGTTTTCCGTCGAGATCGACGGTCACCCAACCGAGTCCGTCTCCCTCGCCCGTTTCTCCGTTGAAGAGGTACTTCAGCGGTATCCTGACTCGGGAATGAACGGTGCTGTTATCAGAACCACCTCGAATATCCCCATATCCCAGGGCCTGAAAAGTAGCAGTTCCGCAGCGAATGCTATTATTTCGGCAACTTCCGCGGCCCTTGGGATTACGATTGATCCGTTGGAGATCGGCAGGATCGGCGCGACGGCCGCTATAAAGGCGAGTGTTAGTATTACCGGAGCATTTGATGATGCCTGCGCCTGTCAGCTTGGAGGTCTTGTCTTCACAGATAATATGAACCGTGAACTTCTTCTTCGCCGCCCGATGCCCTCAGGCTACACGGCCGCGATCCACATCCCGCCGTTCCAGATTCGAAAATCAGCTTTCCCGAGTGAAAAAATGCGTGAGATGCGTGAAATGGTCTCGGCCGCTTACGATATGGCGATCGAAGGAGATGTTTTTTCAGCGATGTACGTGAATGGAAGATGTACCTGTGAGGCGATCGGCATCACTTCGGAGACAGCGGACAAAGCTCTCTCATGCGGGGCCGCTGCCGCCGGACTTTCCGGGACGGGTCCCGCCACCGGGATCCTCGTGCCCGACGAGGGCCTTGATGAATTTCTCGATCGGTTCGGAAGGGAGGATGTTCTCCTTGCGAACATCAGGAACGGGGTGTAAGATGAAGCTTATCGTATCTCGTTCACACATCTCGGGATGTGTCCATGCACCTCCCTCCAAAAGTCACACACATCGTGCCTTTCTCCTTGCGGCTCTTGCAAAAGGCGAGTCAGTTGTTTTCTCTCCACTGCTGGGTGAAGACACCCTTGCCACGCTGGATGCGGTCAAAGCACTTGGAGCGAAAGTATGCGAATACGGGGATCGGATCACGATCCGGGGCGGTGATTTGCATGTCCCTCTCCCGAAAGGAACCGTCATAAACTGCAAAAACTCGGGAACATCCATTCGGATGCTTGCAGGCATAGCATCCCGTCTGGACGGATCAACTGCGTTCACGGGCGACTCTTCGCTCTGTTCACGCCCGATGAAGCCGCTGCTTGACGCCCTCATAGATCTTGGAGCCGGGGTAACTTCCGAAAACGGTTGTGCTCCGTTCACCATAACGGGTCCAGTAAAGGGCGGCGATGTTCATATTCGCGGTGATGTGAGTTCTCAATTCATCTCAGGTCTGCTGATTTCAGCTCCTCTTGGAACAACTGACACGAGAATTCATCTGACAACTCCCCTCACGTCAAAACCCTACGTGGACATGACGATTTCCGCCATGAAAAAGCACGGCGTTTCGGTCGAGACAACTGATGACGGATATCTCGTCCGTTCAGGCCAGGTATTTTCTTCTGGAGATGTCCGTGTCGGTGGCGATTATTCATCCGCCGCATTCCTCTTTGCGGCGGCGGCACTCACCGGCGAGATCACGGTCTCCGGACTCGACCCGGCAGACCCTCAGGGGGATCAGGTCGTGATCTCCATTCTTGAAACATTCGGGGCAGGAGTAGTTCGCGACGGGGAAAATGTTACGATTCAAAAAGCTGATTTGAAGGCAGCAGACATCGATCTTGCGAACGCTCCGGATCTGTTTCCCATTATCGCGGTCCTTGCAAGTCAGGCGAAAGGCACCAGCAGATTATACGGAGCGGCCCATCTCAGATTCAAGGAAAGCGACCGTATTATGTCAACGGTCCTTTTCCTCAGATCAATGGGTGCAGATATCAGCGAGACTGATGACGGATGCAT
The sequence above is a segment of the uncultured Methanocorpusculum sp. genome. Coding sequences within it:
- the aroE gene encoding shikimate dehydrogenase encodes the protein MTANCAVIVANDEREVRTLSGEAISKGAQALEFRLDSFPVIPADLSFLSCGVTSVATLRSPLDEERKEIFLRALASGAAYIDIESDSVLRNQFPKDQVICSYHDFEKTPAENEILAIFEDLESSGIPKAAFMVRGPVDLLAVWNAASVLREKGTPFILIGMGAAGEITRIRASELGSMLNYCALRPELASAPGQITLEEAERLGTDPQVTAVTGYPLTHTFSPEIHNAAFKAAKIRGRYVKIPASPEEVRLIPDVIKKYRISGMNVTIPHKESVIPLLKRIDPLAESAGAVNTIRNSSAGLEGYNTDILGIAASLASVEMDPKDANVLIIGAGGVAKAAAAYLKAAGAHLSITNRTYSRAETLAEIFGALAVKLEDLAPDYQLILNATPAGMSGFEHCSPVPNTIFTKDTVVMDMIYDPEVTPLLAAAKAAGVRVCINGKTMLIEQASASFTLWMGITPDKSTMIKAFEARTA
- a CDS encoding shikimate kinase, whose product is MIGKGVSYGALSVINAISTGKGAAFGIDLKTEATVQLIPEKEFSVEIDGHPTESVSLARFSVEEVLQRYPDSGMNGAVIRTTSNIPISQGLKSSSSAANAIISATSAALGITIDPLEIGRIGATAAIKASVSITGAFDDACACQLGGLVFTDNMNRELLLRRPMPSGYTAAIHIPPFQIRKSAFPSEKMREMREMVSAAYDMAIEGDVFSAMYVNGRCTCEAIGITSETADKALSCGAAAAGLSGTGPATGILVPDEGLDEFLDRFGREDVLLANIRNGV
- the aroA gene encoding 3-phosphoshikimate 1-carboxyvinyltransferase, translating into MKLIVSRSHISGCVHAPPSKSHTHRAFLLAALAKGESVVFSPLLGEDTLATLDAVKALGAKVCEYGDRITIRGGDLHVPLPKGTVINCKNSGTSIRMLAGIASRLDGSTAFTGDSSLCSRPMKPLLDALIDLGAGVTSENGCAPFTITGPVKGGDVHIRGDVSSQFISGLLISAPLGTTDTRIHLTTPLTSKPYVDMTISAMKKHGVSVETTDDGYLVRSGQVFSSGDVRVGGDYSSAAFLFAAAALTGEITVSGLDPADPQGDQVVISILETFGAGVVRDGENVTIQKADLKAADIDLANAPDLFPIIAVLASQAKGTSRLYGAAHLRFKESDRIMSTVLFLRSMGADISETDDGCIITGPAALSGTNVTTFGDHRIMMSAAVAGLIANGETTIDDAGCCAVSYPDFVKDMQNLGADMREE